From Streptomyces sp. NBC_00683, one genomic window encodes:
- the paaK gene encoding phenylacetate--CoA ligase PaaK — protein MTALLDAAERLGRDELEALQLERLRTTLRHAYDNVGFYREAFDKAGLRPEDCRTLADLARFPFTVKADLRDNYPFGMFAVPEERVRRIHASSGTTGRPTVVGYTERDLDTWADVVARSIRAAGGRPGHKVHVAYGYGLFTGGLGAHYGAERLGCTVIPASGGMTARQVQLIQDFRPEIIMITPSYMLTLLDEFERRGVDPRSTSLKVGIFGAEPWTEQMRREIEERFAIDAVDIYGLSEVMGPGVAQECVETKDGLHIWEDHFYPEVVDPFTGEVLPDGEEGELVFTSLTKEAMPVIRYRTRDLTRLLPGTARVFRRMEKVTGRSDDMVILRGVNLFPTQIEEIVLRTPGVAPHFQLRLTREGRLDALTVRAEARAGATTDERAAAARSIAAAVKDGVGVTVGVEIVDPEVLERSVGKIKRIIDLRDAT, from the coding sequence ATGACGGCTCTGCTGGACGCTGCCGAGCGGCTCGGCCGCGACGAGCTGGAGGCCCTGCAGCTGGAACGGCTGCGGACCACGCTGCGGCACGCTTACGACAACGTCGGCTTCTACCGGGAGGCCTTCGACAAGGCGGGCCTGCGGCCCGAGGACTGCCGTACGCTCGCCGACCTCGCCCGCTTCCCGTTCACCGTCAAGGCCGACCTGCGGGACAACTACCCCTTCGGGATGTTCGCCGTCCCCGAGGAGCGGGTACGGCGCATCCACGCGTCCAGCGGGACGACCGGCCGGCCGACCGTGGTCGGGTACACCGAGCGCGATCTGGACACCTGGGCGGACGTCGTCGCCCGGTCGATCAGGGCCGCGGGCGGGCGCCCGGGCCACAAGGTCCATGTGGCCTACGGGTACGGGCTGTTCACCGGCGGGCTCGGGGCGCACTACGGGGCGGAGCGCCTCGGCTGCACCGTCATTCCCGCGTCCGGCGGCATGACGGCCCGCCAGGTCCAGCTGATCCAGGACTTCCGTCCCGAGATCATCATGATCACGCCCTCGTACATGCTGACCCTGCTGGACGAGTTCGAGCGCCGGGGGGTCGATCCCCGTTCGACGTCGCTGAAGGTCGGCATCTTCGGCGCCGAGCCGTGGACCGAGCAGATGCGCCGGGAGATCGAGGAGCGCTTCGCCATCGACGCGGTCGACATATACGGACTGTCCGAGGTGATGGGCCCGGGTGTCGCGCAGGAGTGCGTGGAGACCAAGGACGGGCTGCACATCTGGGAGGACCACTTCTACCCGGAGGTCGTCGATCCGTTCACCGGCGAGGTGCTTCCGGACGGCGAGGAGGGCGAGCTGGTCTTCACCTCGCTCACCAAGGAGGCCATGCCGGTGATCCGTTACCGGACCCGTGATCTGACGCGGCTGCTGCCCGGTACGGCGCGGGTCTTCCGGCGGATGGAGAAGGTCACCGGGCGCAGCGACGACATGGTGATCCTGCGCGGGGTGAATCTCTTTCCGACGCAGATCGAGGAGATCGTGCTGCGCACGCCGGGGGTGGCGCCGCACTTCCAGCTGCGGCTGACCCGCGAGGGCCGCCTGGACGCACTGACGGTACGCGCCGAGGCGCGGGCCGGGGCCACGACGGACGAACGTGCCGCCGCGGCCCGGTCGATCGCGGCGGCCGTGAAGGACGGGGTCGGGGTGACGGTCGGGGTCGAGATCGTCGATCCGGAGGTGCTGGAGCGTTCGGTCGGAAAGATCAAGCGGATCATCGACCTCAGGGACGCCACCTGA
- a CDS encoding FAD-dependent oxidoreductase: MNEKTDLRVPVLIVGGSLVGLSASLFLSRLGVRHLLVEKHANTSTHPRGRGNNVRTMELFRTAGAEQLIRDAASVLADNHGILQAGSLTGDDQEWLFKEIDPGGGLARFSPSGWCLCSQNDLEPVLVTHARDQGSELRFSSELLTFEQDADGVTAVVKDRETGEHTTVRADYLVAADGPRSPIREQLRIGQSGPGDLFHNVSITFRSRQLASVVGDRRFIVCYLTNPEADGALLPVDNEEQWVFHAPWQPDRGETLEDFSDERCAEHIRKAVGAPGLDVEITGKAPWHAAERVAERYASGRVFLAGDSAHEMSPTGAFGSNTGIQDAHNLAWKLAAVIAGEAGPGLLGTYEAERLPVAKATSARASARSGEHSHPGYAGAGAPGPGGGRKGGMLTVALGYRYLQGAVLGTDPSLPVVPEGMGLAGEPGTRAPHLWVEKGGVRLSTLDLYEQSFVLLCDAGHPEWRAAALRAAERLKVRLEAFTIGSGPGADLEPANEADWSAAHGTSPEGAVLVRPDGFVAWRSEGGVADAEATLYEALTTLLHRD, from the coding sequence ATGAACGAGAAGACCGACCTCCGCGTACCAGTCCTCATCGTGGGCGGCTCCCTGGTGGGCCTGTCCGCCTCCCTCTTCCTGAGCCGGCTCGGCGTCCGCCACCTGCTCGTCGAGAAGCACGCGAACACCTCGACCCACCCCCGAGGGCGCGGCAACAACGTCCGCACCATGGAGCTGTTCCGCACCGCCGGCGCCGAGCAGCTGATCCGGGACGCCGCTTCGGTGCTCGCGGACAACCACGGCATCCTCCAGGCGGGGTCGCTCACCGGGGACGACCAGGAGTGGCTGTTCAAGGAGATCGACCCGGGTGGCGGTCTCGCCCGGTTCAGCCCGAGCGGCTGGTGCCTGTGCAGCCAGAACGATCTGGAGCCCGTGCTGGTCACCCATGCCCGTGACCAGGGCAGCGAGCTGCGGTTCTCCAGCGAGCTGCTCACCTTCGAGCAGGACGCGGACGGTGTGACCGCTGTGGTGAAGGACCGGGAGACCGGGGAGCACACCACGGTGCGGGCGGACTACCTCGTCGCCGCCGACGGACCGCGCAGCCCGATCCGGGAACAGTTGCGCATCGGCCAGTCGGGGCCCGGCGATCTGTTCCACAACGTGAGCATCACCTTCCGGTCCCGGCAGCTCGCCTCGGTCGTGGGCGACCGGCGCTTCATCGTCTGCTACCTGACCAACCCGGAGGCGGACGGGGCGCTGCTTCCGGTGGACAACGAGGAGCAGTGGGTCTTCCACGCGCCGTGGCAGCCGGACCGGGGCGAGACGCTGGAGGACTTCAGCGACGAGCGGTGCGCGGAGCACATCCGCAAGGCGGTCGGAGCGCCCGGTCTCGATGTCGAGATCACGGGCAAGGCACCGTGGCACGCCGCGGAGCGGGTCGCGGAGCGTTACGCGTCGGGCAGGGTCTTCCTGGCCGGTGACTCGGCCCACGAGATGTCCCCCACCGGGGCGTTCGGCTCGAACACCGGCATCCAGGACGCGCACAACCTGGCGTGGAAGCTGGCTGCCGTGATCGCCGGCGAGGCGGGGCCCGGGCTCCTCGGGACGTACGAGGCGGAGCGTCTGCCGGTGGCGAAGGCCACGAGCGCCCGCGCGTCCGCCCGTTCGGGAGAGCACAGCCACCCGGGTTACGCCGGCGCCGGCGCACCCGGTCCGGGCGGCGGTCGCAAGGGCGGCATGCTCACGGTCGCGCTCGGATACCGCTATCTCCAAGGCGCGGTGCTCGGCACGGACCCCAGCCTGCCGGTGGTACCCGAGGGAATGGGTCTGGCGGGCGAACCCGGCACCCGCGCACCGCACTTGTGGGTCGAGAAGGGCGGGGTGCGCCTGTCGACGCTGGATCTGTACGAGCAGTCGTTCGTGCTCCTGTGCGACGCCGGCCACCCGGAATGGCGCGCGGCGGCGCTTCGGGCGGCGGAGCGCCTGAAGGTCCGTCTGGAGGCCTTCACGATCGGTTCGGGTCCGGGTGCCGATCTGGAGCCCGCGAACGAGGCGGACTGGAGCGCCGCCCACGGCACGAGCCCCGAAGGTGCGGTGCTCGTGCGCCCCGACGGCTTCGTGGCCTGGCGGTCCGAGGGCGGCGTGGCCGACGCCGAGGCGACTCTGTACGAGGCGCTGACGACGCTGCTCCACCGCGACTGA
- a CDS encoding alpha/beta fold hydrolase, with product MPTFRTYDGTELAYHLVGDGPLLICLPGGPMRAARYLGDLGGLSRVRRLVLLDLRGTGDSAVPEDPSTYRCDRIVDDVEALRAHLGLERIDLLAHSASGSLAALYAAQYPQRLRTLTLVTPSTRATGIPVTDEDWRQASELRSQEPWYAEARAALEEVWAGRATADVWAATLPFTYGRWDAVARAHAGEAAAQTNAEARSLHHPQDGFETAAVVEALRKLEAPALVVAGEYDGGPSPDRAAELAALFPHGELVVQRGAGHYPWMDDPGSFVRTVTAFLDPEVSSVQAGGNRLAYRTWGDPASPPVVLAHGRGGNSLDWTGIAEQLAVRHRVYALDFRGHGLSDWPGRYSFEFFRDDLHAFLEVRNLAGAVVVGHSMGGAAALMLAEQYPGLIGGLVIEDAPPLVPLDPPRAPAERPAGELGFDWPVVGSIDAQLNAPDPAVRERLGEITAPTLVVGGTRSHIDQEQLAWMARRIPGGSYVPVDAGHLVHNDNPDAFLTALRSFGVG from the coding sequence ATGCCGACTTTCCGCACGTACGACGGGACCGAACTGGCCTACCACCTCGTGGGTGACGGCCCCCTGCTGATCTGCCTGCCGGGCGGCCCGATGCGGGCTGCCCGCTACCTCGGGGACCTCGGCGGGCTCTCCCGCGTGCGCCGGCTGGTCCTCCTCGATCTGCGCGGCACCGGGGACTCCGCGGTCCCGGAGGACCCCTCGACGTACCGCTGCGACCGGATCGTCGACGACGTCGAGGCCCTTCGTGCGCACCTCGGCCTCGAACGGATCGATCTGCTGGCCCACTCCGCGTCCGGAAGCCTGGCGGCCCTCTACGCCGCGCAGTACCCGCAGCGACTGCGTACCCTCACCCTCGTCACTCCCAGCACACGCGCCACCGGTATCCCCGTCACCGACGAGGACTGGCGCCAAGCCTCCGAACTGCGCAGCCAGGAGCCCTGGTACGCCGAGGCCAGGGCCGCGCTGGAGGAGGTCTGGGCCGGGCGCGCCACGGCGGACGTCTGGGCCGCCACCCTGCCGTTCACCTACGGGCGCTGGGACGCCGTGGCCCGGGCACACGCCGGTGAAGCCGCCGCCCAGACCAACGCCGAGGCGCGGTCGCTCCACCACCCGCAGGACGGCTTCGAGACCGCCGCAGTCGTCGAGGCCCTGCGGAAGCTGGAGGCACCGGCACTCGTCGTGGCAGGGGAGTACGACGGCGGCCCCAGCCCCGACCGCGCGGCCGAGCTCGCCGCGCTCTTCCCGCACGGCGAGCTCGTCGTCCAGCGGGGCGCCGGACACTACCCGTGGATGGACGACCCCGGCTCCTTCGTCCGCACCGTCACCGCCTTCCTCGACCCCGAGGTCAGCAGCGTGCAGGCAGGCGGGAACCGGCTCGCCTACCGAACCTGGGGCGATCCCGCGTCCCCGCCCGTCGTGCTCGCCCACGGGCGGGGCGGCAACAGCCTGGACTGGACGGGAATCGCCGAACAGCTCGCCGTACGGCACCGGGTGTACGCGCTCGACTTCCGGGGCCACGGACTCAGCGACTGGCCCGGCCGCTACTCCTTCGAGTTCTTCCGCGACGACCTGCACGCGTTCCTGGAGGTCCGCAATCTGGCCGGCGCCGTCGTGGTCGGGCACTCGATGGGCGGCGCGGCGGCCCTGATGCTCGCCGAGCAGTACCCGGGGCTGATCGGCGGACTCGTCATCGAGGACGCGCCGCCCCTGGTCCCGCTCGACCCGCCCCGCGCACCGGCCGAGCGGCCCGCCGGAGAACTCGGCTTCGACTGGCCGGTGGTGGGCTCCATCGACGCCCAGCTGAACGCCCCCGATCCGGCGGTACGGGAGCGCCTGGGCGAGATCACCGCCCCCACGCTCGTGGTCGGCGGAACCCGCAGCCACATCGACCAGGAGCAACTGGCGTGGATGGCCCGCCGGATACCCGGCGGGAGCTACGTCCCGGTCGACGCCGGGCACCTCGTGCACAACGACAACCCGGACGCCTTCCTCACCGCCCTGAGGTCGTTCGGCGTCGGGTGA